Proteins from a genomic interval of Cheilinus undulatus linkage group 15, ASM1832078v1, whole genome shotgun sequence:
- the si:rp71-68n21.9 gene encoding kelch-like protein 9, which yields MGGSGDDSQPGRLSRRFSRLSSRHQSRDPPRPPPQPERPPPAAPVQQDDRPSPPPPALPQVQASAPAPAPPPLPLEMPPKRPDKSTKPKLPPRPLSKVFSSTEHGAAVLQGCDVLRADETLCDVVLVPGDSKETFPVHRVIMASSSDYFKAMFTGGMREQEMREIKLHGVTKLGLKNIIDFIYTSKVSLDMGNLQDTLEAANFLQVMPVLSFCNQLLSSEITIDNCVEVEHIATDLHLEDVMLNISEFVSQNLAALIESGRYLQLSETSMANALSSNSLGGFTEVELYNIARGWLDHDPPSRRSSVYALMRHIRFPLMSPGELIQISQDDEEEGADSMMRSETSCVNLLLEASNYQMMPFMQPALQTERTQIRSDATHILALGGVMRQQLVVSRELRLYDEKTGHWRALKPMEVPRYQHGVALLGGFLFIVGGQSTYDTKGKTAIDSAYRYDPRFDKWLQITSLNEKRTFFHLSALKGKLYAVGGRNASGEIESVECYNLKKNEWTFVNNMVEPHYGHAGTVHGDFMYISGGITRDTFQKELWCYDPVADTWNKRADMMELRGLHCMCTVGDRLYVMGGNHFRGSSDYDDVLSCEYYSPEMDQWTVVAPMPRGQSDVGVTVFNGQIYVVGGYSWNSRCMVDIVQRYDPEQDIWDRVFNVLEPLGGIRACTMTVHLPEGSVDEAQIQDCPLPTAKS from the exons GGGGAGTGGTGATGACAGCCAGCCAGGGAGGCTAAGCCGCAGGTTTTCTCGTCTGAGCAGCAGACATCAGTCCAGAGACCCTCCGAGACCTCCACCTCAGCCAGAAAGACCTCCACCTGCTGCTCCAGTACAACAAG ATGACAGGCCTTCTCCACCACCTCCCGCTCTACCCCAGGTTCAGGCTTCAGCTCCAGCCCCGGCCCCTCCCCCCCTTCCTCTGGAAATGCCCCCAAAGCGCCCAGACAAATCCACTAAGCCCAAACTTCCTCCTAGGCCGCTCAGTAAGGTGTTCAGCAGCACTGAGCATGGAGCTGCTGTGCTGCAG ggCTGTGATGTTTTACGAGCAGATGAGACTCTCTGTGATGTTGTTTTGGTTCCTGGAGACAGCAAAGAAACTTTCCCTGTCCACAGAGTCATCATGGCGTCATCCAGTGACTATTTCAAGGCCATGTTCACTG GAGGCATGAGGGAGCAGGAGATGAGAGAGATCAAGCTGCACGGCGTCACTAAGTTGGGTTTAAAGAACATCATAGACTTCATTTACACATCTAAAGTCAGCCTGGACATGGGGAACCTGCAGGACACGCTGGAGGCTGCAAACTTCCTGCAGGTCATGCCTGTTCTGAGCTTCTGTAACCAGCTGCTCAGCAGTGAG ATCACCATTGATAACTGTGTGGAGGTCGAGCACATCGCCACTGATTTACACCTGGAGGACGTAATGCTCAATATAA GTGAGTTTGTGAGTCAGAACCTGGCAGCATTGATAGAAAGCGGCCGTTACCTCCAGCTCTCTGAAACCTCGATGGCCAACGCTCTGTCTAGTAACTCTCTGGGGGGTTTCACTGAGGTGGAGCTCTACAACATTGCCAGAGGATGGCTGGACCATGACCCTCCTAGCCGCCGCTCATCTGTCTATGCTCTAATGCGTCACATTCGCTTCCCACTGATGAGCCCTGGTGAGCTGATCCAGATCTCCcaggatgatgaggaggagggagCGGACTCCATGATGCGCTCTGAGACTTCCTGTGTCAACCTGCTGCTGGAGGCCAGCAACTACCAGATGATGCCTTTCATGCAGCCGGCTCTGCAGACGGAGAGGACACAGATACGCTCAGACGCCACGCACATTCTGGCTCTGGGAGGTGTGATGAGACAGCAGCTGGTGGTGAGCAGAGAGCTGAGGCTGTACGATGAGAAGACGGGCCACTGGAGGGCCCTGAAGCCCATGGAAGTGCCACGTTACCAGCATGGAGTGGCTCTTCTGGGAGGCTTTCTCTTCATTGTTGGAG GTCAGAGCACTTACGACACCAAAGGTAAGACGGCCATCGACAGCGCTTACCGCTACGACCCACGCTTCGACAAGTGGCTTCAGATCACTTCACTCAACGAGAAGAGGACATTCTTCCACCTGAGTGCTCTGAAAGGGAAACTGTACGCAGTCGGAGGGAGGAACGCCTCAGGAGAGATTG AATCGGTGGAGTGCTACAACCTGAAGAAAAATGAGTGGACGTTTGTGAACAACATGGTGGAGCCTCACTACGGACACGCTGGAACAGTTCATGGAGATTTCATGTATATCTCAG GTGGTATCACTCGTGACACGTTCCAGAAAGAGCTCTGGTGTTACGATCCTGTTGCTGACACTTGGAACAAACGAGCTGACATGATGGAGCTCCGTGGGCTTCACTGCATGTGCACCGTAGGGGACAGACTCTACGTCATGGGTGGGAATCACTTCAGAGGCAGCAGCGACTACGACGACGTCCTGAGCTGTGAATATTACAGCCCAGAGATGGATCAGTGGACTGTGGTGGCGCCAATGCCTCGGGGCCAGAGCGATGTCGGTGTGACGGTGTTTAACGGGCAGATCTACGTGGTGGGAGGGTATTCCTGGAACAGCCGCTGCATGGTGGATATTGTGCAGAGGTACGATCCAGAACAGGACATATGGGACAGGGTGTTCAACGTGCTAGAGCCTCTGGGGGGAATCCGGGCCTGCACGATGACAGTTCATCTGCCAGAGGGGTCTGTGGATGAGGCTCAGATACAGGACTGTCCTCTGCCCACTGCAAAGAGCTGA
- the hsd3b1 gene encoding hydroxy-delta-5-steroid dehydrogenase, 3 beta- and steroid delta-isomerase 1: protein MSLRGDVCVVTGAGGFLGKRLVRLLLEEEKLSELRLLDKEIKPQLLQTLEDCRGDTKLSVFEGDIRDGDFLKRSCRGATMVFHTASIIDVTDSVEYSEMFSVNVRGTCLLLEACIQENVLFFIYTSSIEVTGPNSKGEPIMNGTENTIYECTLKFAYSKTKKEAEERTLQAHDEVLPNGHRMSTLALRPMYIYGEGCRFLLGHMNDGIQNNNILYRMSCPDALVNPVYVGNVAVGHLQAARSLRDPQKRDIVGGKFYYISDDTPHISYSDFNHAVMAPLGFSIQEKIMVPLRLFYFLCFLMEIVCMILQPFVQVVPPLSRQLLTMLNTSFNFSYQKAQRDLGYSPRFTWQEARKRTIEWLASQLPQEREKIRANNQKKTFIPF from the exons ATGTCTCTGAGAGGTGATGTTTGTGTTGTGACCGGAGCTGGTGGGTTTCTGGGGAAGAGGCTGGTGAGGCTGCTGCTGGAAGAAGAGAAACTTTCTGAGCTCCGACTGCTGGACAAGGAAATCAAACCACAACTTTTACAGACCCTGGAAG ACTGTCGAGGAGACACAAAGTTGAGTGTTTTCGAGGGTGACATCAGAGACGGTGATTTCCTGAAGAGAAGCTGCCGAGGTGCTACGATGGTTTTCCACACCGCCTCCATCATCGATGTGACAGACTCTGTGGAGTACAGTGAGATGTTCAGTGTCAATGTCAGAG GGACTTGTCTGCTCCTGGAGGCTTGTATTCAAGAGAATGTGTTGTTCTTCATCTACACTAGCAGCATCGAGGTGACGGGGCCAAACTCGAAGGGTGAACCCATAATGAACGGCACGGAGAATACCATTTACGAGTGCACGCTGAAGTTTGCCTACAGTAAGACCAAAAAAGAGGCAGAGGAGAGAACCCTGCAGGCCCACGACGAGGTGCTCCCAAACGGACACCGAATGTCCACTCTCGCCCTCAGACCGATGTACATCTATGGAGAGGGCTGCCGCTTCCTGCTGGGCCACATGAATGATGGGATACAGAACAATAACATCCTGTATCGTATGTCTTGCCCTGATGCTTTAGTGAATCCTGTCTATGTGGGGAACGTGGCAGTGGGTCATCTCCAAGCCGCTCGCAGCCTCAGAGATCCTCAAAAAAGAGATATTGTTGGAGGAAAGTTTTACTACATTTCAGATGACACACCACACATTTCTTACTCAGACTTTAACCACGCCGTGATGGCTCCTCTAGGCTTCAGCATTCAGGAGAAAATCATGGTGCCGCTCCGCCTCTTCTACTTCCTCTGCTTCTTAATGGAGATAGTGTGCATGATCCTTCAGCCTTTTGTGCAAGTTGTCCCACCGCTGAGCCGACAGCTCCTCACTATGCTGAACACCTCATTCAACTTCTCCTATCAGAAGGCTCAGAGGGACCTGGGATACAGCCCCCGGTTCACCTGGCAGGAAGCTCGCAAACGAACCATTGAATGGCTCGCTTCACAGCTGCCacaggagagggagaaaatCAGAGCAAATAATCAGAAAAAGACCTTCATaccattttaa